In Desulfobacter hydrogenophilus, the genomic stretch GTTGCCTCGTCAATTATATTTTTCTGTTAAAGTTTAAAACCCTCGCCTTTAGGCGGATAGCATTTTGCTGATAGGTGTTTTATGGTGCTTGGGGTGGAGTATCGGTAGAAAACAGCCATACAAAGTACAAAATAGAATATCATCTGGTTTGGGTGGCGAAGTACCTGTTCCATTCCAAGAAAATGTTGCTTTGTGAATAAGGGAAATCGCCCAACAAACTTGTGAGAAGTTCGAAATTCTCATTTTGCGTGGTGTGGTCAGTCAGAATCATATTCACATTCTGTGTTCGGTAACCCCCAATATTTCCCCGGCTGAAATAATGCTCAGTGTCAAGGGTCGAGTGTCTCGGAAAATTTTTGAAGAGTTTCCACATTTGAAAAGGCTGTGTCCCCTTTAAATGTTGTTGAAATTCAATAAATGATTTTGGCTCATATTGCGTTTCTGGGTCTTATTTTCGGCTATAGCTTTAACTGCTTGAATTTAATGATAATTCACCAACACCTTAAGTCCTTGAAGACCCGGATAAATTTAAAATAATTTCATATAGTTATGGACAAATTGAATATATACAACCCTGAAGCACAACAAGAGCCATGATTTTTATCTTTTGGATATACTCCAAGAAGGAGGAAATCATGAAAGATACAGATTTTTTACAGTTATTGCATCAAATCACCAAAATGGATCATCGTCAACGGAGTAGCTTGCTGAATGCCCTTACCCATCTCTCCGATAATAGTCAGGTTATCGAATGTATTGAATCACATTTTGACGCAGACTGTAAATGTCCTTTCTGTAGTTTTGCCCATTATTACAGACAAGGATCTGCCAACGGATTACAACGTTATCGGTGCATAAGGGTGCTTTCCACCTCTAAAATGTCAATGCCTATCACAGCCGATTTAAAGGATAGCTGCACCGATTCTACGGTGCTGCTAAGAAATATTTACAACATTATCTTGGCTGGCGGCGTTCACTTGAGCAGCACCCAGGTATATTACCAGAGTCTTTGCTGAGTATTTCATTAGAGCAATTTCAACTATTAAAGGGAACATAGCCTTTGAAAAAGCGATATTGGAGGAAACATTTTTGCATAACCTTTGGAGAAATGACAAAAATATGATCCAAGAGTATTTTGAGCATCATTTTGATATAAGGTAGCTCCTTAAACCGCCAACAAACGGCCTGGCTGAATTTTCAATGCAAATTTTTATTGTCTTTAAAAGGCATTGCGTGTCACTGGTTTTAGGGACAAGTTCCGTTTTGACAGGGTGACCACTATAATATTTATTCCCCAAAACACGATTCCTACCAATTCGATTTTTCAGAGACTGAGCATTGATGGTATTTATGTAGCGAGTTTTTTTTGTTGCGTGTTCTACCCCGCCCGATCCAGCCGAACCCCGCCGGACCCCGCCATATTTTGAAAAAATACTACCCCGCCATCGTCCATCCGATCATAGATCTAAGGAGGTATCAGGTCTATGAAAAAACAAATCCGACAACGCAGGTGTAAAAACTGCCAAAATTTATTCAAACCAGATCCCCGGCATTTGAAGCGGCAAAGATTTTGTGACAAACCCGAATGTAAAATTGCCAGTAAAAAACACAGCCAGCAAAAATGGCTGAATAAGCCAAATAATCAGGATTATTTCTCAGGGCCGGAGAATGTGGCCCGTGTTCAGGAGTGGCGCCAAAGTAATCCTGGTTACTGGAAGCGAAAAAAGCTCCCGGAAACCCCATCCTTAACTGAAGATACGTTACAAGAGATGAAAACCGGCAAAAGCATTGCTGCTAAAGGATTTTCGATAGATTTAATTCAAATACCGTTACAAGATTTAATATTGGCCAAAACCCTTGTCTTTATTGGGGTTGACACTCTTCTTAACAAAAGTGCGTTACAAGAGATTATTGATGCCACGGACCTGGAAACGATAGAATTGACGCCAGATATTCTGAAAGAACTGACCAAAAAGAAGAGGTGTCAACATGGGCAAGTTATTTTCTTCAAAGGAGCTTTATAAATTACGAAATTCAATCCCCATTCATGTGTTGATCGAAACACAACTGGGTATTCCTGCCAAAATCAGTGAAGGGGTATTCCGTTTTCTGTGCCCCTTGTGCAACGAGTTTCAGACCGCAGTGAATCCCAGAACGAACTTGAGCCGGTGCTTTCGATGCGAAAAGAATTTTAACACCATCGATATGGTAATGATCTGCCGCAACACCGATTTTGTCAGCAGCGTAAAATATCTGCAGACTATTTTAAACCCAAGGGAATCCGGTCATGGCACCTGATCATATATTGCCAGAAATCTGTCAGCGGTATTTGGACTATTATAGTCATCAAGTCCGTGCTCAGGGAAGTGTTAGAGGAATGCAACGGATACTGACAGGTCTGGATATCTATTTACAAAAATCAGGCGTTCCCCTGAATGAGATATCCATCCAGAAGGTTGATCAATTTTTAGCCCTGTACAATACCAATTATTCCATAGGGACCGCTAAGTCGAACCGGTCATATCTGAGGCAGTTTTTGAGATATCTTTATCTGAACCAATATATCAAAAAAGATCTCGCCCCTTTGATAGTAAGCCCTCCGGAGTTCGGACAATTAAAACCACCCAAATTTTTACGCTCCCATGAAGTTCAAAAGCTGTTTGACAGCCTGGATCTATCAACAGCAAAAAACCTTCGCACCAATGCCACTATGCACCTGGCGTATTATCTGGGATTGAGACCCCAAGAAATTAGTTCGCTAACCTTGGATGACATCTCATTTAGACAGAAAGAGATTTTTATCCGTTCAAGAAAAAATTGTAGTCCTGCCCATTTCCCCCTTCCCGACAACATAATCAAAGCTATCACTGCTTATATTGTAGGCGGGAGGCCTGAAACTCAATCCCGAGTTCTATTTTTACAATTGATACCACCTTATAAACCGGTCAACAGATGCGATATCCCCCGATATATAAAAAAATGCATGACGGAAAACAATCTTGAATCGAGCACATACTGGCTGCGGCATTCATTTGCCCAGAATATGTTGGAGTCCGGCATGTCCATCTATGAAATCAAAGAAATGATGGGTCATAAAAGCATCGATTCTACCAAAAAATATCTGAGCATTCATATCGGCCTGATGCGGGAGGTTATCCTTGATGAAACGTTTTAAAAGCTTTTTGGCTGAACAAATGGAGGATTTTATCATATATCGTTTTCAACTGGGGTACTCAAACACCTCAATGATATACTGCCTTAAGATGCTTGATCGATATGTATCTGAAAAACAAGTGACTTTGGCTTCCTTTGATCCGCTGTTTTTTATCCGGTTCAGAGCAGATCTTGATCTTGAACCCCGGTCCATAAATATGATTTTTAGAATGATCAAGATATTTTTTAATTATCTTTTACGCAAAGATTTGGTCCTTGAGAATTCGTTACAGGAAATCACTGAGCTACAGGAAAATCACGTTATTCCTTTTATATTTTCTCCGGAAGAAACAGACCTTTTCCTCAAAGCTGCAGTCAAGTCGATGCGGATAAGCCAGAGATTCTATGTGTCAGATTTCAGTGCTTATATTGCCTTTTTGTTGATGGCCCGGTGCGGACTTAGAACATCGGAGACACTCAATTTATTAAAAACCCATTACAGGCCCAAAGAAAGAACAATCTATATTGAAAAGACAAAATTTAGAAAAGATCGATTGATCCCTATACCCACAGCTGTAGCCCATGAAATCAACAACCTGCTAAAAGTCCGCCGGTTATTCCCTGATGAGGATGACAGTCCTTTTTTGCTGGTAAAGGTAAAAGGGAAAAAACTGGTACGTATGTTTATAAATCGCAGATTTAAACAGGCTCTCACAGACATTAATCTTGATCACTCCCGGAAAATAATCGGTACGACCAACTTCAGCCAGCCTTCACATCATTCCCTGCGGCATTCGTTTGCTGTGAACACGCTGAAAAGGATAAAACAGCAAGGAAAATCCTGTCAAAATGCCCTGCCTGTACTGGCTGCGTACATGGGGCACAGCAAATACAAATACACAACCTATTATTTAAAGGTACTGGATGCTGAGCACCGTCGGCAACTGTTTGATTTTGCGAGATCAAAAAGCGAGGGTACATGAGATTGACAAGTTGCCTGCACCAGTATTTTTATGAATACTTGCCCTCAATAAAAGGGACGAGCAAACAAAGTGTTCAAGCCTACCGGCAGAGCCTGTCTTTATTCCTGCATTTTTTGGCGAATCATCACTCAATAAAAATCAAGTCATTGAAAATAGAACACTTAACGGTGGATGCAGTGCTTGCCTTTCTCCAGCATCTGGAAAAAAACCGGAAAAATAGCGTGCAGACTCGAAATCAACGCCTGGCCGCGATCAAGTCTTTGGCCAAGATGATCCGCTTCATGCATCCGGACAAAAAACGAATCGCCGAAGGCCTGCTGAACATCCCGCAGAAAAAAGCTCAAAAAAAGGTGATGGGATTTTTATATCCTGAAGAAATCATGAAAGTCTTCAGTGCCGTGGATCTGAAAAAGAAAGAAGGCATGAGGGATTTTACCATTCTACATTTGCTTTATGACTCCGGTGCCCGGGCCAGTGAGATTGCCACCTTAGAATTTGATTATTTTGATCCTGCAAACGAAACCATTGCGGTCCTGGGAAAGGGAAACCGGTACCGGTTGATTAATCTATGCTCCAGAACCGCCTCGTTGATCTCGGATTATATCGCCAATCACAGGGTAGATCCCATCCCGTTATTTGCCCATAGGCTGTTTATCAATCAACGGAAGCGGGAAATGACCCGGCACGGAATTAATAAAATTTGCAGAAAATATTTGACCTTGGCATTGCCGGAAAAAAGGCTGAAAGGACTGAGTCCGGCGCACTGCTTCAGGCATTCGTGTGCGGTCAATATGGTCACATCAGGTGCTCCGGTATCGGATATCAAAAATCGTCTTGGTCATCAAAGTATTGAATCAACAATGACCTATCTGCAGCTGGATCTGTCAAAAAA encodes the following:
- a CDS encoding transposase; protein product: MAQQTCEKFEILILRGVVSQNHIHILCSVTPNISPAEIMLSVKGRVSRKIFEEFPHLKRLCPL
- a CDS encoding tyrosine-type recombinase/integrase; this translates as MRLTSCLHQYFYEYLPSIKGTSKQSVQAYRQSLSLFLHFLANHHSIKIKSLKIEHLTVDAVLAFLQHLEKNRKNSVQTRNQRLAAIKSLAKMIRFMHPDKKRIAEGLLNIPQKKAQKKVMGFLYPEEIMKVFSAVDLKKKEGMRDFTILHLLYDSGARASEIATLEFDYFDPANETIAVLGKGNRYRLINLCSRTASLISDYIANHRVDPIPLFAHRLFINQRKREMTRHGINKICRKYLTLALPEKRLKGLSPAHCFRHSCAVNMVTSGAPVSDIKNRLGHQSIESTMTYLQLDLSKKREIQNMLMEYMQSKITHDKKIDELIDWENNAEILAWLDSL
- a CDS encoding tyrosine-type recombinase/integrase, which encodes MQRILTGLDIYLQKSGVPLNEISIQKVDQFLALYNTNYSIGTAKSNRSYLRQFLRYLYLNQYIKKDLAPLIVSPPEFGQLKPPKFLRSHEVQKLFDSLDLSTAKNLRTNATMHLAYYLGLRPQEISSLTLDDISFRQKEIFIRSRKNCSPAHFPLPDNIIKAITAYIVGGRPETQSRVLFLQLIPPYKPVNRCDIPRYIKKCMTENNLESSTYWLRHSFAQNMLESGMSIYEIKEMMGHKSIDSTKKYLSIHIGLMREVILDETF
- a CDS encoding CHC2 zinc finger domain-containing protein — its product is MGKLFSSKELYKLRNSIPIHVLIETQLGIPAKISEGVFRFLCPLCNEFQTAVNPRTNLSRCFRCEKNFNTIDMVMICRNTDFVSSVKYLQTILNPRESGHGT
- a CDS encoding tyrosine-type recombinase/integrase, whose product is MKRFKSFLAEQMEDFIIYRFQLGYSNTSMIYCLKMLDRYVSEKQVTLASFDPLFFIRFRADLDLEPRSINMIFRMIKIFFNYLLRKDLVLENSLQEITELQENHVIPFIFSPEETDLFLKAAVKSMRISQRFYVSDFSAYIAFLLMARCGLRTSETLNLLKTHYRPKERTIYIEKTKFRKDRLIPIPTAVAHEINNLLKVRRLFPDEDDSPFLLVKVKGKKLVRMFINRRFKQALTDINLDHSRKIIGTTNFSQPSHHSLRHSFAVNTLKRIKQQGKSCQNALPVLAAYMGHSKYKYTTYYLKVLDAEHRRQLFDFARSKSEGT